From Dermochelys coriacea isolate rDerCor1 chromosome 23, rDerCor1.pri.v4, whole genome shotgun sequence, one genomic window encodes:
- the LOC122457313 gene encoding HHIP-like protein 1 has protein sequence MGPGATALGALLLLLGQDPWVLPHPQCLDYKPPFQPPQPLAFCPEYSAFGCCNGRRDAQLSARFQVLGTFLDPAGLQSCGHFLRDLLCQVSGGATGQAARLGAGVGGHRQLQEGCRAGGIAGQWDGGVKGTQPLSRFTPMYR, from the coding sequence ATGGGGCCCGGGGCCACAGCACTgggggccctgctgctgctgctgggccaggacccctgggtcctcccccacccccagtgcctgGACTACAAGCCGcccttccagcccccccagcccctggcctTCTGCCCCGAGTATTCGGCCTTCGGCTGCTGCAACGGCCGGCGGGACGCCCAGCTGAGTGCCAGGTTCCAGGTGCTGGGCACCTTCCTGGACCCTGCCGGCCTGCAGAGCTGCGGGCACTTCCTGCGTGACTTGCTGTGCCAGGTGAGTGGGGGGGCCACAGGCCAGGCAGCCCGGCTGGGTGCTGGCGTGGGGGGGCATAGGCAGTTGCAGGAAGGCTGTAGGGCTGGTGGCATAGCAGGACAGTGGGATGGGGGGGTCAAGGGAACTCAGCCCCTCTCCCGTTTCACCCCCATGTACAGGTGA